DNA sequence from the Parafrankia irregularis genome:
AGACGGCCGCCGCGGCGACGATCCTGACAGCCGCGGTCGCGGACCCCACCGGGTACGGCCGGATCGTGCGCGGCCCCGGCGGCCGGGTGCGGGAGATCGTCGAACAGCGCGACGCGGATGCGGCCACCGCGGCGATCAACGAGATCAACACCGGCGTGTACGTCTTCGACGTCGAACTGCTGCGCGGTGCGCTCAAGCGGCTCACCACCGACAACGCGCAGGGCGAGGAGTACCTCACCGACGTGGTCGGCCTGCTCGTGGCGGACAGCCAGCCCGTGGCGGCACATGTGCTCGCGGACGCGGCCGAGGCGGCCGGTGTCAACGACCGCCGGCAGCTCGGCGAGGCCGGCGTCGCCCTGCGCGATCGCATCGTCAACGCGGCGATGCTCGCCGGGACCACCATCGTCGACCCCGCCTCCACCTGGATCGACGCAGACGTCCGGCTGGAGCCCGACACGACGCTCTGGCCGAACACCCGTCTGCGCGGGGCCACCAGGGTCGCCGCCGGCGCCGAGATCGGCCCGGACTGCACCCTCATCGACACGGTGGTCGGCACGGGCGCCCGGGTGACCAGTTCGGTGGCGGAACGTGCCGAGGTGGGCCCAGACGCCGTCGTGGGCCCGTTCGCGCACCTGCGCCCCGGCACCCGGCTCGGCCGGAACGGCAAGATCGGCGCCTTCGTCGAGACCAAGGCCGCCGAGATCGGCGCCGACAGCAAGGTTCCGCACCTCGCCTACGTCGGGGACGCGGTGATCGGCGAACGGAGCAACATCGGCTGCACCACCGTGTTCGTGAACTACGACGGCGTCGCCAAGCATCGGACGGTGATCGGCTCGGACGTCCGCATCGGCAGCGACACGATGCTGGTAGCCCCCGTCACCGTCGGCGACGGCGCCTACACCGGTGCCGGCTCCGTCATCCGGGAGGACGTCCCGCCCGGTGCGCTGGCGGTCCGGGAGGGGCGCCAGCGCACGATCGTCGACTGGGTGCTGCGCCGACGTCCCGACAGCCCTGCGGCACGCGCCGCCGAAGCCGCGAGGAGCGCCGTCCAGCGGCAGCCGGAGACGTGAGTTGAAGCACAGCGCATTCCTCGCCCCCTCCATTCACTGGCATTTGCCCCGTTACGGGTCGAACGTGGGAGAGGTTTGGTCAAAGTTGTGCCGGTCCAGGGTTTACGGTCGACCTCTGGGGCGCGAAGGGACCGCCTGATCCCGACGCAGCCCCCTCCAGCCCTGCGCGATGCCTGGTCGGAGGGGGTAGATCTGCCCTGACCGTGCGGCGGCGTTGCCCAGGTCCCGGCTCGCGACGGGCGCCACCCGACCATGGGTGTGTCGCCCAGCGGCCACCGGACGGTCCCCTGAGGGCGGCCCGGCCGACATTGCTTCCCCGTCCGCCAGCGCCCCTGCCAGGCCGCCTGCCAGAGGTACGAGCCACCAGCCATGCGCCTTGAGGAGAAACCGGTGGGATACCAGACCGAGAACCGTCGGAACCTGATGCTCTTCGCGGGACGTTCCCACCCCGAGCTCGCGGCGGAGGTCGCCCGAGCTCTCGATGTGGAGCCCGTGCCGACGAACGCCTACGAGTTCGCCAGCGGTGAGATCTTCGTCCGCTTCGAGGAATCCGTCCGCGGCTGCGACGCCTTCGTGCTCCAGTGCCATGGCGCACCGGTGAACACCTGGCTGATGGAGCAGCTGATCATGGTGGACGCGCTCAAGCGCGCGAGCGCCAAACGCATCACCGTCGTCGCCCCGTTCTACCCGTACGCCCGCCAGGACAAGAAGCACCGCGGGCGCGAGCCGATCTCCGCCCGGCTGGTCGCCGACCTGTTCAAGGCCGCCGGCGCGCACCGGCTGATGTCCGTCGACCTGCACACCGCGCAGATCCAGGGCTTCTTCGACGGGCCGGTGGACCACCTGTTCGCGCTGCCGCTGCTGGCGGACTACATCGAGAACAAGCTGGACACCTCGGAGGTCACGGTCGTGGCTCCGGACTCGGGCCGGGTCCGGGTCGCCGAGCGGTGGACCGACCGGCTCGGCTGCCCGCTGGCGATCATCCACAAGCGCCGCGACCCGGACGTCCCGAACCAGGTCAAGATGTTCGACGTCGTGGGTGAGGTCGACGGGCGCACCTGCGTGATCGTCGACGACATGATCGACACCGCCGGCACGATCACCAAGGCGGCGGAGTCGCTGAAGGAGCACGGCGCGACCAACGTCATCGCTGCGGCGACCCACGGGGTGCTGTCCGGCCCCGCCGCCGACCGGCTGAAGAACTCCGAGATCAGCGAGGTCGTGCTCACCAACACCCTGCCGCTGCCGAGCGAGGCACGCATCGACAAGATCACCGAGCTGTCGATCGAGCCGCTGATCGCCGCCGCGATCAAGGCCGTGTTCGAGGACGGATCAGTGACCGGCCTGTTCGGCGGAGACGCCTGATCTGCCGGTTCTTCCCGTCGTCCCCGCTTTCCGCCGCCCCGGTGCCGATCAGATGTCGGCTGCCGGGGCGGTCGGCCGCTGTCCGTAGAATCAGGCAG
Encoded proteins:
- a CDS encoding ribose-phosphate diphosphokinase, with translation MGYQTENRRNLMLFAGRSHPELAAEVARALDVEPVPTNAYEFASGEIFVRFEESVRGCDAFVLQCHGAPVNTWLMEQLIMVDALKRASAKRITVVAPFYPYARQDKKHRGREPISARLVADLFKAAGAHRLMSVDLHTAQIQGFFDGPVDHLFALPLLADYIENKLDTSEVTVVAPDSGRVRVAERWTDRLGCPLAIIHKRRDPDVPNQVKMFDVVGEVDGRTCVIVDDMIDTAGTITKAAESLKEHGATNVIAAATHGVLSGPAADRLKNSEISEVVLTNTLPLPSEARIDKITELSIEPLIAAAIKAVFEDGSVTGLFGGDA
- the glmU gene encoding bifunctional UDP-N-acetylglucosamine diphosphorylase/glucosamine-1-phosphate N-acetyltransferase GlmU, producing the protein MTQPRPAAVIVLAAGEGRRMRSKLPKVLHRLAGRTLLEHVLHAATPIQAERTVVVVGHGREQVTAMLADRAPHVITAVQEHQGGTGHAVRAALGALGDLPPDAPVIVLPGDVPLLTREAVTGLVEHHHETAAAATILTAAVADPTGYGRIVRGPGGRVREIVEQRDADAATAAINEINTGVYVFDVELLRGALKRLTTDNAQGEEYLTDVVGLLVADSQPVAAHVLADAAEAAGVNDRRQLGEAGVALRDRIVNAAMLAGTTIVDPASTWIDADVRLEPDTTLWPNTRLRGATRVAAGAEIGPDCTLIDTVVGTGARVTSSVAERAEVGPDAVVGPFAHLRPGTRLGRNGKIGAFVETKAAEIGADSKVPHLAYVGDAVIGERSNIGCTTVFVNYDGVAKHRTVIGSDVRIGSDTMLVAPVTVGDGAYTGAGSVIREDVPPGALAVREGRQRTIVDWVLRRRPDSPAARAAEAARSAVQRQPET